The Paenibacillus sp. G2S3 region AGCTCAAGCCGCTCTAATCCGTCCATATATTTGCGCAGCGCCTGAGGAATATAGATAGAACCATCCTCTTGCTGGTGATTCTCCAGCAGCGGAATCAGAATTCTTGGTGTAGCCACTGCGGTATTATTTAAGGTATGGCAGTATTGTAAGCGACCTTCCGCATCCCGATAACGGATGCCCGAACGACGAGCTTGGAAATCAAGAAGATTAGAAGCCGAATGGGTCTCACCGTATGCGCCTCTGCTTGGCATCCAAGTCTCAATGTCATACTGCTTATGCGTCTTCAGGGACATATCCCCTGTGCAGACGGCCATGACTCGATAGGGCAGCTCTAATAGCTGGAGAATGTGCTCGGCATTCGCGAGGATCTCGTGAAGCATATGGTTCGAAACACCTTCGTCATTCCGGCATAAGACGACTTGTTCGATCTTCGAGAACTGATGTACACGGTATAGTCCGCGCACATCTCGCCCCGCTGATCCAACTTCACGGCGGAAGCAAGTCGACATTCCAGCTAGTAGCATGGGTGTGTCTAGCTCCACAATCTCGTCGCTGTACAGTGAAACTAGCGACACTTCCGATGTGCCTACGAGCCAGCGATTATCTCCGCTTAACTCATACGTCTGATCCATCCCTCCAGGGAAGAAACCAGTGCGTTCCAGCGCTTCCGGTCGGACAATTACGGGAACATCCATCGCGGTGAATCCGCGTGCAGTGAGTACATCTAGGGCCAGTCTTTGTACAGCGAGATGTAACATCAGGCCGGCTCCTTTGAGCACATAGCTGCGAGGACCGCCTGCTTTGACGCCACGGGGAATATCAATGATATCGTGGAGTTCACCTAGCTCTACATGATCACGAGGCGCAAAGCCGAATTCCGGCACCGCTCCGTTCAACCGCAGTTCTACATTATCGTTATCATCGTGGCCGATGGGTGTATCCTGCGACACCGGATTCGGTGCGAGCAGCATGAGCTCTCTACAGCGGCGTTCAGCCTCGTTCAGATCTGTTTCCAGCAGGCTTAGCCGATGATTGAGTTCTCGTACCTGTGCTTTGACGATTTCTCCAGCAGGGCGGTCACCCTGCCGTAATAATCGTTCAACCTCTT contains the following coding sequences:
- the serS gene encoding serine--tRNA ligase, which encodes MLEMNWIKDNQELVRNTATWKRIDFPLNELLDWDEKRRGLRQETEQLRAERNGLTKEVERLLRQGDRPAGEIVKAQVRELNHRLSLLETDLNEAERRCRELMLLAPNPVSQDTPIGHDDNDNVELRLNGAVPEFGFAPRDHVELGELHDIIDIPRGVKAGGPRSYVLKGAGLMLHLAVQRLALDVLTARGFTAMDVPVIVRPEALERTGFFPGGMDQTYELSGDNRWLVGTSEVSLVSLYSDEIVELDTPMLLAGMSTCFRREVGSAGRDVRGLYRVHQFSKIEQVVLCRNDEGVSNHMLHEILANAEHILQLLELPYRVMAVCTGDMSLKTHKQYDIETWMPSRGAYGETHSASNLLDFQARRSGIRYRDAEGRLQYCHTLNNTAVATPRILIPLLENHQQEDGSIYIPQALRKYMDGLERLELPQQPADK